In the Candidatus Omnitrophota bacterium genome, one interval contains:
- a CDS encoding LemA family protein, which produces MISPIIIGLAVFFLIFILWIAMMYNGLVRLKNACNESWADIDTELRRRYDLIPNMIETVKGYAAHEKEVFERVIQARNNAAANAGSPESQAQDENVLMGAMRQLFALAESYPDLKANQNFLQLQGELGNTEDRIQRSRRFYNANVRDLNNRIEVFPSNIIAGMFSFDKREFFEIEDAAMREAPQVKF; this is translated from the coding sequence ATGATTTCGCCGATCATTATTGGTTTAGCCGTCTTTTTCCTTATCTTCATCCTATGGATTGCGATGATGTACAATGGCCTTGTGCGCCTGAAAAACGCCTGCAACGAATCATGGGCGGATATCGATACGGAATTGCGCCGCCGCTACGATCTGATCCCCAACATGATCGAGACGGTCAAGGGCTACGCGGCTCATGAAAAAGAGGTCTTCGAGCGCGTCATCCAGGCGCGCAACAATGCCGCCGCCAACGCCGGTTCGCCGGAATCGCAGGCGCAGGACGAAAATGTCCTTATGGGCGCCATGCGTCAACTTTTCGCGCTGGCGGAGAGCTATCCCGATTTGAAGGCCAATCAGAATTTTCTACAATTGCAAGGCGAATTGGGCAATACGGAAGACCGCATTCAACGTTCGCGCCGTTTTTATAACGCCAATGTTCGCGATCTGAACAACCGCATTGAGGTGTTTCCCTCCAACATCATCGCCGGGATGTTCAGCTTCGATAAGCGCGAGTTCTTCGAGATCGAAGACGCCGCCATGCGCGAAGCCCCCCAGGTAAAATTTTAA
- a CDS encoding HepT-like ribonuclease domain-containing protein → MKKSDWIRLQPIQQAADELVDITKNRSREDLNTDRFFMFTVIKLVEIMGETASKISNEITDQYPQVPWQQMIRIRNRLIHGYFDINLNIIWKTSTVNIPPVSKEIANILANDTSHNDENI, encoded by the coding sequence ATGAAGAAAAGTGATTGGATTCGATTGCAGCCTATTCAACAAGCCGCCGATGAATTGGTGGATATAACCAAAAATCGCAGCCGGGAAGATTTGAACACTGACCGGTTTTTTATGTTTACCGTGATTAAATTAGTTGAAATCATGGGAGAAACCGCCTCGAAAATTTCCAATGAAATTACAGATCAATACCCGCAAGTTCCCTGGCAACAAATGATCCGAATACGGAACCGGCTGATTCATGGATATTTCGACATCAATTTGAATATCATTTGGAAAACCTCAACCGTAAATATACCTCCTGTATCGAAAGAAATAGCGAACATTTTAGCAAATGATACGTCGCACAACGATGAAAACATTTAA
- a CDS encoding nucleotidyltransferase domain-containing protein: MSETIHINPVLNISPKELEVFCRKNRIRKLSLFGSALRGEMHAESDIDILVEFLPDQEPGLIDLAGMEFELMEHFGREVEMRTAEDLSQYFRDEVIASAEVLYEEK; encoded by the coding sequence ATGAGCGAAACGATCCATATTAATCCTGTTTTAAACATATCACCGAAAGAATTAGAGGTTTTTTGCCGGAAGAATCGTATTCGAAAACTATCACTCTTTGGCTCTGCTTTGCGGGGAGAAATGCACGCAGAGAGCGATATTGACATCTTAGTGGAATTTTTGCCGGATCAGGAACCGGGTTTGATCGATCTGGCGGGAATGGAATTTGAATTGATGGAGCATTTCGGGCGTGAGGTTGAAATGCGCACTGCGGAAGATTTAAGCCAGTATTTTCGTGATGAAGTGATAGCGTCCGCAGAGGTTCTTTATGAAGAAAAGTGA
- a CDS encoding four helix bundle protein has product MKENLIKEKSYQFALKIISLYQSMVEKREFVLSKQLLRSGTSNGANVEEALAGQSRADFLSKMSIASKEASECNYWLRLIRDSNLVIENEIEPYLEESDAILRILTSIVKSTHENIIQNQKFKIKNRKILNF; this is encoded by the coding sequence ATGAAAGAGAACCTAATTAAAGAAAAAAGTTATCAATTCGCCTTGAAAATCATTTCTTTGTATCAATCGATGGTTGAAAAAAGAGAATTTGTTTTATCCAAACAATTGTTGCGATCTGGAACCAGCAATGGCGCTAATGTCGAAGAAGCGCTGGCAGGACAAAGCCGAGCGGATTTCTTATCGAAGATGTCGATTGCTTCAAAAGAAGCCAGTGAGTGTAATTATTGGCTAAGATTAATAAGAGATTCAAATTTGGTTATCGAAAATGAAATAGAGCCTTACCTTGAAGAATCAGATGCGATTTTACGAATTTTAACATCCATTGTAAAATCAACGCATGAAAACATAATTCAAAATCAAAAATTCAAAATCAAAAATAGAAAAATTTTGAATTTTTAA
- a CDS encoding metallophosphoesterase family protein → MKYAIFSDIHSNWEALKKYIAHTSGLGLKWICLGDVVGYASHPNECIQLLREHNIPVLMGNHDSALLKAFERRKFNLLARSAIEWHAKEVTPANRQWLGELPLGAIYQKLFSVTHADFSSPGDFPYIITAQDAQRSLAAMKTIIGFYGHTHIPMVFAEDPKKAPGEEGRIVIRQIRGIKKFALQTGKRYLINPGSLGQPRDGDPRMSYVIFDTDEMTVSYQRLEYDYHLESKSILEAKLPPQLAERLLVGA, encoded by the coding sequence ATGAAATACGCTATCTTCAGCGACATTCACAGCAATTGGGAAGCCTTAAAGAAGTATATAGCTCATACCAGCGGTCTGGGCTTAAAGTGGATATGCCTGGGCGACGTCGTAGGCTATGCTTCCCATCCCAACGAGTGCATCCAACTGCTGCGCGAGCATAACATCCCCGTCCTTATGGGGAATCACGATTCCGCGCTGTTGAAAGCGTTCGAACGTAGAAAGTTCAACCTCTTGGCGCGTTCGGCGATCGAATGGCACGCGAAAGAAGTGACGCCCGCCAACCGCCAATGGCTTGGCGAATTGCCGCTGGGGGCCATTTATCAAAAATTGTTCTCCGTCACTCACGCCGATTTTTCGTCCCCCGGCGATTTCCCTTACATCATCACCGCCCAAGACGCCCAAAGATCCCTCGCCGCCATGAAAACCATCATCGGCTTCTATGGCCATACTCATATTCCTATGGTTTTCGCCGAAGATCCCAAGAAGGCTCCCGGCGAGGAGGGACGAATCGTCATCCGCCAGATTCGGGGGATAAAGAAATTCGCGCTGCAAACCGGAAAGCGATACCTCATCAATCCCGGCAGTCTCGGACAACCGCGAGACGGCGATCCCCGCATGAGCTACGTCATTTTCGATACGGATGAAATGACCGTCTCCTATCAACGGTTGGAATACGACTATCACTTGGAATCGAAAAGCATCCTGGAAGCCAAACTTCCCCCTCAGTTGGCCGAACGTCTTCTCGTAGGCGCTTGA
- a CDS encoding protein kinase, whose translation MEDQRSSDPFITGDLIENRYRIDDRKSGMMGIVYLCTDIETGCPIAFKTFKDKYLNSEKNRKKFIDESSMWIRLDSHPNIVRAYYLKSIEGKLHLAIERILPGHFRGATLKDLIFSRPLTLQSMIQIGVHICDGMIHAISKFPYLVHRDLKSENILIGENLLPKITDFGMTQRLEQIEEESPRSFFAGKEKIDPAALLSKMQGTPAFASPEQCLCKALDTRSDIYSVGCVLYHLATARLPLPKATVEECIRAHIFETPTPPSQINSRVSPSFSKAIMTCLEKPANNRYFSFADLRRDLMRIYINEFGVEPISYPVGAPLSPDEYLERARSFYLIGELDHSLEELTHARELSPNRGDVLFELGNIHLQMNELRKAIGYFEMARSLLPENAELLEIMGTAYTTVKLRKEAETCFRSAIRLAPDHPSLYLKFAEWLIEKDAFWEAEKVLLQGAGRCGDCLELHKKLATYYRMMRNPLKEREYLKAALKETPNDSETLLLLAESYLAVRDRRQAQLFADKALESEFHSFDLLYRIGLVYKTLDNPSKNLEAWSRAARMRKGDGAFERDMSELYFRQRMFDEAWDHLLKAEEAGLDAEALKRKIQAARLKLSDPKLRP comes from the coding sequence GTGGAAGACCAACGCAGCTCCGATCCCTTCATAACAGGCGATCTTATCGAAAACCGCTATCGCATCGACGATCGAAAAAGCGGCATGATGGGAATCGTCTACCTCTGCACGGATATCGAGACCGGATGCCCCATCGCCTTTAAAACATTCAAAGACAAATATCTGAATTCGGAGAAAAACCGCAAGAAGTTCATTGACGAATCGTCGATGTGGATACGATTGGACAGCCATCCGAATATCGTGCGGGCTTATTATTTAAAATCGATCGAAGGCAAACTTCACCTCGCCATCGAACGGATTCTTCCCGGCCATTTCCGGGGCGCGACGCTGAAAGACTTGATCTTTTCCCGCCCGCTCACTCTTCAATCCATGATTCAAATCGGCGTTCATATCTGCGACGGCATGATTCACGCCATCAGCAAATTTCCCTACCTCGTCCATCGCGATCTGAAATCGGAGAATATTTTGATCGGCGAAAACCTCCTCCCCAAAATCACCGATTTCGGCATGACTCAACGTCTTGAACAAATCGAAGAAGAATCCCCGCGCTCCTTCTTCGCCGGCAAAGAAAAAATCGATCCCGCCGCCCTGCTTTCGAAAATGCAGGGAACTCCCGCCTTCGCCTCGCCGGAGCAATGCCTATGCAAAGCTCTGGATACGCGTTCCGACATCTACTCCGTCGGCTGCGTTCTCTATCATCTCGCCACGGCGCGCCTTCCCTTGCCCAAAGCCACCGTGGAAGAGTGCATCCGCGCCCATATCTTCGAAACTCCAACGCCTCCTAGCCAGATCAATTCCCGCGTCTCTCCGTCTTTCTCCAAGGCGATTATGACTTGCCTGGAGAAACCGGCGAATAACCGCTATTTCAGTTTCGCCGATCTTCGCCGGGATCTTATGCGAATTTACATCAACGAATTCGGCGTGGAACCGATCAGTTATCCCGTCGGAGCCCCTCTTTCCCCCGACGAATATTTGGAAAGAGCCAGGTCCTTCTATCTCATCGGCGAATTGGACCATTCCCTGGAGGAACTGACTCATGCGCGAGAATTGAGTCCCAACCGGGGAGACGTGTTATTCGAATTAGGAAATATCCATTTGCAGATGAACGAATTAAGAAAAGCCATTGGCTATTTCGAGATGGCTCGCTCCCTGCTGCCGGAGAACGCCGAACTTCTTGAAATCATGGGTACGGCTTATACGACGGTCAAGCTAAGGAAAGAGGCGGAAACCTGTTTTCGTTCCGCCATCCGCTTGGCTCCAGACCATCCTTCGCTTTATTTGAAATTCGCCGAATGGTTAATCGAAAAAGACGCTTTCTGGGAAGCGGAGAAAGTGCTCCTCCAAGGCGCCGGCCGATGCGGCGACTGTTTGGAACTCCATAAAAAATTGGCGACTTACTATCGCATGATGCGCAATCCCTTGAAAGAAAGGGAATATTTGAAAGCCGCCCTGAAAGAGACTCCTAACGATTCGGAAACGCTCCTGCTTTTAGCCGAATCCTATTTGGCCGTCCGCGATCGGCGGCAAGCGCAGCTTTTCGCCGATAAAGCGTTGGAATCCGAATTCCACTCCTTCGATTTGTTGTATCGAATCGGACTCGTTTATAAAACTCTCGATAATCCTTCGAAAAACTTGGAAGCGTGGTCGCGCGCCGCCAGAATGAGAAAAGGCGACGGCGCGTTCGAACGCGATATGTCCGAACTCTACTTTCGCCAGCGGATGTTCGACGAGGCCTGGGATCATCTGCTGAAAGCGGAAGAGGCGGGTCTTGATGCGGAAGCGTTGAAAAGAAAAATCCAGGCGGCTAGACTCAAGTTGAGCGATCCGAAATTACGACCATGA
- the xylA gene encoding xylose isomerase produces MTEFFPEIKKIKFEGPDSKNPLAFKHYNPKQKILGKTMENHLRFAVCYWHTFKGLGRDVFGPETIIRNYNKSDDPMKVAEMTLQAAFEFFSKLGVNYWCFHDRDIAPEADNLAETNKRLDAIVAVAKKLQKDAGVKLLWGTTNAFSHRRFMAGASTNPSPEVFAYAASQVKKAMEITQELGGEGYVFWGGREGYDTLLNTDLKRELDHLGLFLNKAVEYKKKIGFQGQFYIEPKPKEPTKHQYDFDAGNCYAFLQKYGLEKDFKLNIEANHATLAAHTFQHELEFCVANGILGSVDANRGDLLLGWDTDQFPTDIYETAMAMYIILRGGGFTTGGLNFDAKVRRQSIDPIDLFYAHIGAMDAFARGLKIAANMIKEKKFEKFVKARYAGWDKGFGAKIESGEVGFEELEAYILKNGEPEIQSGRQEMLENLLNEYIC; encoded by the coding sequence ATGACCGAATTTTTCCCCGAAATCAAAAAAATAAAGTTCGAGGGACCCGATTCCAAGAATCCGTTGGCTTTTAAGCATTACAATCCCAAACAGAAGATTTTGGGAAAGACGATGGAGAACCACCTGCGCTTCGCCGTTTGCTATTGGCATACCTTCAAAGGTCTGGGCAGGGATGTTTTCGGACCGGAAACGATTATTCGAAACTACAACAAGTCGGACGATCCGATGAAAGTAGCCGAGATGACGCTGCAAGCGGCGTTCGAATTTTTTTCGAAACTGGGAGTGAATTATTGGTGTTTCCACGACCGCGACATCGCGCCGGAAGCGGACAATTTGGCGGAGACGAACAAGCGGTTGGACGCCATTGTCGCGGTGGCCAAGAAACTTCAGAAAGATGCGGGCGTCAAATTATTATGGGGCACGACCAACGCTTTTTCCCACCGGCGCTTCATGGCTGGAGCTTCCACTAACCCTTCGCCGGAAGTGTTCGCTTACGCCGCGTCGCAAGTGAAAAAGGCGATGGAGATCACGCAGGAACTGGGCGGCGAAGGCTATGTTTTCTGGGGCGGCCGCGAGGGCTACGACACGCTGCTCAACACCGACTTGAAGCGCGAACTCGATCACTTGGGACTTTTTCTCAACAAGGCTGTCGAATACAAGAAAAAAATCGGCTTCCAGGGGCAATTCTACATCGAACCCAAGCCCAAAGAGCCGACTAAGCATCAATACGATTTCGACGCGGGAAACTGCTACGCCTTTCTGCAGAAATACGGACTCGAAAAGGATTTCAAACTCAACATCGAAGCGAACCACGCCACGCTGGCGGCCCATACTTTCCAACACGAATTGGAATTCTGCGTCGCCAACGGCATCCTTGGCTCGGTCGACGCCAACCGGGGCGATTTGCTCTTGGGATGGGATACCGACCAGTTCCCCACCGATATTTACGAGACGGCGATGGCGATGTACATCATTCTGCGCGGCGGCGGATTTACGACGGGCGGATTGAATTTCGACGCTAAGGTGCGGCGTCAATCCATCGATCCCATCGATTTGTTCTACGCGCACATTGGAGCGATGGACGCTTTTGCCCGCGGCCTGAAAATCGCCGCCAATATGATTAAGGAAAAGAAATTCGAAAAATTCGTCAAAGCTCGCTATGCCGGTTGGGATAAGGGATTCGGCGCCAAGATCGAGAGCGGCGAAGTTGGTTTCGAAGAATTGGAAGCCTATATCTTAAAGAACGGGGAACCGGAAATTCAAAGCGGACGACAGGAAATGCTGGAAAATCTGTTGAACGAATATATCTGTTAA